A stretch of the Vulpes vulpes isolate BD-2025 unplaced genomic scaffold, VulVul3 u000000678, whole genome shotgun sequence genome encodes the following:
- the STRA6 gene encoding receptor for retinol uptake STRA6 isoform X1: protein MSSQAAGNQTASGAADDYSDWYLDEPQDGQELPPEGAVPSCHPSVLSGLLHTCLAVLSVLVLLLLAVLMRRRQLRPRCRHGGPGLPSPVDFLAGDMTWTVPAAVFMVLFSSMCLLLPAEDALPFLTLASFPSGDGRTVTLRGPWKILALLYYPALYYPLAACATVRHGAAHLLGSMLSWAHFGVQVWQRAECPQTPQIHKYYSLLASLPLLLGLGFLSLWYPVQLVRSIRRRPRAGSEGLQSSYSEDYLRTLLCRKKLASSSRASKHGFLSRAWVSYRNYIYTPQRGFRLPLKLVLSATLTGSAIYQVALLLLVGVVPTIQRMRAGITTDICYLLAGFGILLSEDKQEVVGLVKYYLWALEACYISALVLSCSLTFLMLIRSLVTHRANLQALHRGAALDLGPLPQHPHPSRQAIVCWMSFSAYHTAFTCLGLLVQQIIFFLGTTILAFLVFMPVLHGRNLLLLRHLESSWPFWLTLSLAVILQNTAAHWVFLETHHGRPELTNRRVLYAVTFFLFPINVLVGAMVVAWRVLLSALYNAIHLGQMDLSLMPPRAAALDPGYYTYCSFLKIEASQSHPATTAFCTLLLRTRQPRRPQDGLRRGEEEEGMQLLQTKDPAARGAGPRARQGRARWGLAYTLLHNPALQAFRKPAQSGT from the exons ATGTCTTCCCAGGCGGCGGGGAACCAGACCGCCTCCGGAGCCGCAGACGACTACAGCGACTGGTACCTCGACGAGCCCCAGGATGGCCAGGAGCTCCCGCCAGAGGG GGCAGTGCCCTCCTGCCACCCCAGCGTGCTCTCCGGCCTCCTCCACACCTGCCTGGCGGTGCTGTCG GtcctcgtgctgctgctgctggctgtGCTCATGAGGCGCCGCCAACTCCGGCCCCGCTGCAGGCATGGTGGGCCTGGACTGCCCAG CCCTGTGGACTTCTTGGCTGGGGACATGACCTGGACAGTGCCCGCGGCTGTCTTCATGGTCCTCTTCAGCTCCATGTGTTTGCTGCTCCCCGCTGAGGACGCGCTGCCCTTCCTGACCTTGGCCTCGTTCCCCAGCGGAG atggaagaaCTGTGACTCTGAGAG GGCCTTGGAAGATACTTGCCCTGCTCTATTACCCTGCCCTCTACTACCCTCTGGCTGCCTGCGCCACCGTCAGGCACGGAGCCGCACACCTGCTCGGCAGCATGCTGTCCTGGGCTCACTTTGGGGTCCAGGTCTGGCAGAGGGCAGAGTGTCCTCAGACACCCCAG ATCCACAAGTACTACTCCCTGCTGGcttccctgcctctgcttctgggCCTTGGATTCCTGAGCCTTTGGTACCCGGTGCAGCTGGTGAGAAGCATCAGGCGCAGGCCAAGAGCGGGCTCCGAG GGGCTGCAGAGCAGCTACTCAGAGGACTATCTGAGGACCCTCCTCTGTCGGAAGAAGCTGGCAAGCAG CTCCCGTGCCTCCAAGCACGGCTTCCTGTCCCGGGCCTGGGTGTCCTACAGAAACTACATCTACACTCCACAGCGAG GATTCCGGCTCCCTCTGAAGCTGGTGCTTTCAGCCACTTTGACAGGGAGCGCCATCTATCAG GTGgccctgctgctgctggtgggcgTCGTACCCACCATCCAGAGGATGAGGGCGGGGATCACCACGGACATCTGCTACCTGCTGGCCGGCTTCGGGATCCTTCTCTCGGAGGACAAGCAGGAGGTGGTGGGGCTGGTGAAGTACTACCTGTGGGCTCTGGAAG cttgCTACATCTCGGCCTTGGTCCTGTCGTGCTCCCTCACCTTCCTCATGCTGATCCGCTCGCTGGTTACACACAG GGCCAACCTGCAAGCTCTGCACCGAGGGGCTGCCCTGGACCTGgggcccctgccccagcacccccacccctcccgccagGCCATAGTGTGTTGGATGAGCTTCAGCGCCTACCACACTGCTTTTACCTGCCTTG GGCTCCTGGTACAGCAGATCATCTTCTTCCTGGGGACCACAATCCTTGCCTTCCTGGTGTTCATGCCCGTGCTCCATGGCAGGAACCTCCTGCTCCTCCGACACTTGGAGTCCTCATG GCCCTTCTGGCTGACCTTGTCCCTGGCTGTGATCCTACAGAACACGGCAGCCCACTGGGTCTTCCTGGAGACTCACCATGGACGCCCAGAGCTTACCAACCG gcgaGTGCTCTATGCAGtcaccttctttctcttccccatcaACGTGCTGGTGGGTGCCATGGTGGTCGCCTGGCGGGTGCTCCTCTCTGCCCTCTACAACGCCATCCACCTTGGCCAGATGGATCTCAGCCTGATGCCACCTAGGGCAGCTGCTCTGGACCCAG GCTACTACACATACTGCAGCTTCTTGAAGATTGAGGCCAGCCAGTCGCATCCAGCCACCACAGCCTTCTGCACCCTGCTTCTGCGCACGCGGCAACCCCGGCGCCCCCAGGACGGCCTCAGAcggggggaggaagaagaag GGATGCAGCTGCTGCAGACCAAGGACCCGGCGGCCAGGGGAGCGGGGCCCAGGGCCCGCCAGGGCAGGGCCCGCTGGGGGCTGGCCTACACGCTGCTGCACAACCCAGCCCTGCAGGCCTTCAGGAAGCCGGCCCAGTCGGGCACCTAG
- the STRA6 gene encoding receptor for retinol uptake STRA6 isoform X3, translating into MSSQAAGNQTASGAADDYSDWYLDEPQDGQELPPEGAVPSCHPSVLSGLLHTCLAVLSVLVLLLLAVLMRRRQLRPRCRHGGPGLPSPVDFLAGDMTWTVPAAVFMVLFSSMCLLLPAEDALPFLTLASFPSGDGRTVTLRGPWKILALLYYPALYYPLAACATVRHGAAHLLGSMLSWAHFGVQVWQRAECPQTPQIHKYYSLLASLPLLLGLGFLSLWYPVQLVRSIRRRPRAGSEGLQSSYSEDYLRTLLCRKKLASSSRASKHGFLSRAWVSYRNYIYTPQRGFRLPLKLVLSATLTGSAIYQVALLLLVGVVPTIQRMRAGITTDICYLLAGFGILLSEDKQEVVGLVKYYLWALEGLLVQQIIFFLGTTILAFLVFMPVLHGRNLLLLRHLESSWPFWLTLSLAVILQNTAAHWVFLETHHGRPELTNRRVLYAVTFFLFPINVLVGAMVVAWRVLLSALYNAIHLGQMDLSLMPPRAAALDPGYYTYCSFLKIEASQSHPATTAFCTLLLRTRQPRRPQDGLRRGEEEEGMQLLQTKDPAARGAGPRARQGRARWGLAYTLLHNPALQAFRKPAQSGT; encoded by the exons ATGTCTTCCCAGGCGGCGGGGAACCAGACCGCCTCCGGAGCCGCAGACGACTACAGCGACTGGTACCTCGACGAGCCCCAGGATGGCCAGGAGCTCCCGCCAGAGGG GGCAGTGCCCTCCTGCCACCCCAGCGTGCTCTCCGGCCTCCTCCACACCTGCCTGGCGGTGCTGTCG GtcctcgtgctgctgctgctggctgtGCTCATGAGGCGCCGCCAACTCCGGCCCCGCTGCAGGCATGGTGGGCCTGGACTGCCCAG CCCTGTGGACTTCTTGGCTGGGGACATGACCTGGACAGTGCCCGCGGCTGTCTTCATGGTCCTCTTCAGCTCCATGTGTTTGCTGCTCCCCGCTGAGGACGCGCTGCCCTTCCTGACCTTGGCCTCGTTCCCCAGCGGAG atggaagaaCTGTGACTCTGAGAG GGCCTTGGAAGATACTTGCCCTGCTCTATTACCCTGCCCTCTACTACCCTCTGGCTGCCTGCGCCACCGTCAGGCACGGAGCCGCACACCTGCTCGGCAGCATGCTGTCCTGGGCTCACTTTGGGGTCCAGGTCTGGCAGAGGGCAGAGTGTCCTCAGACACCCCAG ATCCACAAGTACTACTCCCTGCTGGcttccctgcctctgcttctgggCCTTGGATTCCTGAGCCTTTGGTACCCGGTGCAGCTGGTGAGAAGCATCAGGCGCAGGCCAAGAGCGGGCTCCGAG GGGCTGCAGAGCAGCTACTCAGAGGACTATCTGAGGACCCTCCTCTGTCGGAAGAAGCTGGCAAGCAG CTCCCGTGCCTCCAAGCACGGCTTCCTGTCCCGGGCCTGGGTGTCCTACAGAAACTACATCTACACTCCACAGCGAG GATTCCGGCTCCCTCTGAAGCTGGTGCTTTCAGCCACTTTGACAGGGAGCGCCATCTATCAG GTGgccctgctgctgctggtgggcgTCGTACCCACCATCCAGAGGATGAGGGCGGGGATCACCACGGACATCTGCTACCTGCTGGCCGGCTTCGGGATCCTTCTCTCGGAGGACAAGCAGGAGGTGGTGGGGCTGGTGAAGTACTACCTGTGGGCTCTGGAAG GGCTCCTGGTACAGCAGATCATCTTCTTCCTGGGGACCACAATCCTTGCCTTCCTGGTGTTCATGCCCGTGCTCCATGGCAGGAACCTCCTGCTCCTCCGACACTTGGAGTCCTCATG GCCCTTCTGGCTGACCTTGTCCCTGGCTGTGATCCTACAGAACACGGCAGCCCACTGGGTCTTCCTGGAGACTCACCATGGACGCCCAGAGCTTACCAACCG gcgaGTGCTCTATGCAGtcaccttctttctcttccccatcaACGTGCTGGTGGGTGCCATGGTGGTCGCCTGGCGGGTGCTCCTCTCTGCCCTCTACAACGCCATCCACCTTGGCCAGATGGATCTCAGCCTGATGCCACCTAGGGCAGCTGCTCTGGACCCAG GCTACTACACATACTGCAGCTTCTTGAAGATTGAGGCCAGCCAGTCGCATCCAGCCACCACAGCCTTCTGCACCCTGCTTCTGCGCACGCGGCAACCCCGGCGCCCCCAGGACGGCCTCAGAcggggggaggaagaagaag GGATGCAGCTGCTGCAGACCAAGGACCCGGCGGCCAGGGGAGCGGGGCCCAGGGCCCGCCAGGGCAGGGCCCGCTGGGGGCTGGCCTACACGCTGCTGCACAACCCAGCCCTGCAGGCCTTCAGGAAGCCGGCCCAGTCGGGCACCTAG
- the STRA6 gene encoding receptor for retinol uptake STRA6 isoform X2 translates to MRRRQLRPRCRHGGPGLPSPVDFLAGDMTWTVPAAVFMVLFSSMCLLLPAEDALPFLTLASFPSGDGRTVTLRGPWKILALLYYPALYYPLAACATVRHGAAHLLGSMLSWAHFGVQVWQRAECPQTPQIHKYYSLLASLPLLLGLGFLSLWYPVQLVRSIRRRPRAGSEGLQSSYSEDYLRTLLCRKKLASSSRASKHGFLSRAWVSYRNYIYTPQRGFRLPLKLVLSATLTGSAIYQVALLLLVGVVPTIQRMRAGITTDICYLLAGFGILLSEDKQEVVGLVKYYLWALEACYISALVLSCSLTFLMLIRSLVTHRANLQALHRGAALDLGPLPQHPHPSRQAIVCWMSFSAYHTAFTCLGLLVQQIIFFLGTTILAFLVFMPVLHGRNLLLLRHLESSWPFWLTLSLAVILQNTAAHWVFLETHHGRPELTNRRVLYAVTFFLFPINVLVGAMVVAWRVLLSALYNAIHLGQMDLSLMPPRAAALDPGYYTYCSFLKIEASQSHPATTAFCTLLLRTRQPRRPQDGLRRGEEEEGMQLLQTKDPAARGAGPRARQGRARWGLAYTLLHNPALQAFRKPAQSGT, encoded by the exons ATGAGGCGCCGCCAACTCCGGCCCCGCTGCAGGCATGGTGGGCCTGGACTGCCCAG CCCTGTGGACTTCTTGGCTGGGGACATGACCTGGACAGTGCCCGCGGCTGTCTTCATGGTCCTCTTCAGCTCCATGTGTTTGCTGCTCCCCGCTGAGGACGCGCTGCCCTTCCTGACCTTGGCCTCGTTCCCCAGCGGAG atggaagaaCTGTGACTCTGAGAG GGCCTTGGAAGATACTTGCCCTGCTCTATTACCCTGCCCTCTACTACCCTCTGGCTGCCTGCGCCACCGTCAGGCACGGAGCCGCACACCTGCTCGGCAGCATGCTGTCCTGGGCTCACTTTGGGGTCCAGGTCTGGCAGAGGGCAGAGTGTCCTCAGACACCCCAG ATCCACAAGTACTACTCCCTGCTGGcttccctgcctctgcttctgggCCTTGGATTCCTGAGCCTTTGGTACCCGGTGCAGCTGGTGAGAAGCATCAGGCGCAGGCCAAGAGCGGGCTCCGAG GGGCTGCAGAGCAGCTACTCAGAGGACTATCTGAGGACCCTCCTCTGTCGGAAGAAGCTGGCAAGCAG CTCCCGTGCCTCCAAGCACGGCTTCCTGTCCCGGGCCTGGGTGTCCTACAGAAACTACATCTACACTCCACAGCGAG GATTCCGGCTCCCTCTGAAGCTGGTGCTTTCAGCCACTTTGACAGGGAGCGCCATCTATCAG GTGgccctgctgctgctggtgggcgTCGTACCCACCATCCAGAGGATGAGGGCGGGGATCACCACGGACATCTGCTACCTGCTGGCCGGCTTCGGGATCCTTCTCTCGGAGGACAAGCAGGAGGTGGTGGGGCTGGTGAAGTACTACCTGTGGGCTCTGGAAG cttgCTACATCTCGGCCTTGGTCCTGTCGTGCTCCCTCACCTTCCTCATGCTGATCCGCTCGCTGGTTACACACAG GGCCAACCTGCAAGCTCTGCACCGAGGGGCTGCCCTGGACCTGgggcccctgccccagcacccccacccctcccgccagGCCATAGTGTGTTGGATGAGCTTCAGCGCCTACCACACTGCTTTTACCTGCCTTG GGCTCCTGGTACAGCAGATCATCTTCTTCCTGGGGACCACAATCCTTGCCTTCCTGGTGTTCATGCCCGTGCTCCATGGCAGGAACCTCCTGCTCCTCCGACACTTGGAGTCCTCATG GCCCTTCTGGCTGACCTTGTCCCTGGCTGTGATCCTACAGAACACGGCAGCCCACTGGGTCTTCCTGGAGACTCACCATGGACGCCCAGAGCTTACCAACCG gcgaGTGCTCTATGCAGtcaccttctttctcttccccatcaACGTGCTGGTGGGTGCCATGGTGGTCGCCTGGCGGGTGCTCCTCTCTGCCCTCTACAACGCCATCCACCTTGGCCAGATGGATCTCAGCCTGATGCCACCTAGGGCAGCTGCTCTGGACCCAG GCTACTACACATACTGCAGCTTCTTGAAGATTGAGGCCAGCCAGTCGCATCCAGCCACCACAGCCTTCTGCACCCTGCTTCTGCGCACGCGGCAACCCCGGCGCCCCCAGGACGGCCTCAGAcggggggaggaagaagaag GGATGCAGCTGCTGCAGACCAAGGACCCGGCGGCCAGGGGAGCGGGGCCCAGGGCCCGCCAGGGCAGGGCCCGCTGGGGGCTGGCCTACACGCTGCTGCACAACCCAGCCCTGCAGGCCTTCAGGAAGCCGGCCCAGTCGGGCACCTAG
- the STRA6 gene encoding receptor for retinol uptake STRA6 isoform X4, with amino-acid sequence MDGWVDHSEREFLQPHQGASQGSGPEQGARAQSYGLSELQGLSAPGESATEGTVRPETCSRGPTRGEGRGRGQSQVKFSSRWGRRKTKTRPQRPPKGGAAAERPGPQMPRGPVALGVGRGGRRQAGRTAGSCWCQLLTWNGRWAQAGAAEQLLRGLSEDPPLSEEAGKQLPCLQARLPVPGLGVLQKLHLHSTARIPAPSEAGAFSHFDRERHLSGGPAAAGGRRTHHPEDEGGDHHGHLLPAGRLRDPSLGGQAGGGGAGEVLPVGSGSLLHLGLGPVVLPHLPHADPLAGYTQGQPASSAPRGCPGPGAPAPAPPPLPPGHSVLDELQRLPHCFYLPWAPGTADHLLPGDHNPCLPGVHARAPWQEPPAPPTLGVLMALLADLVPGCDPTEHGSPLGLPGDSPWTPRAYQPMDLSLMPPRAAALDPGYYTYCSFLKIEASQSHPATTAFCTLLLRTRQPRRPQDGLRRGEEEEGMQLLQTKDPAARGAGPRARQGRARWGLAYTLLHNPALQAFRKPAQSGT; translated from the exons ATGGACGGGTGGGTGGATCACAGCGAGAGAGAATTCCTGCAACCTCATCAAGGAGCCTCCCAAGGGTCAGGCCCCGAGCAGGGCGCCAGGGCCCAGAGCTACGGACTGTCTGAGCTCCAGGGGCTCTCGGCGCCCGGGGAGTCAGCAACAGAGGGCACCGTGCGACCTGAGACGTGCAGCCGGGGCCCAACCAGGGGCGAGGGCAGAGGGCGAGGGCAGAGCCAGGTCAAGTTCTCTTCtcggtgggggaggaggaagacgaAAACCAGGCCTCAGAGGCCCCCAAAgggaggggcagcagcagagaggCCGGGGCCACAGATGCCCAGGGGCCCGGTTGCTctcggggtggggaggggcggcAGGCGGCAGGCAGGCCGGACAGCAGGGAGCTGCTGGTGCCAGTTGCTGACCTGGAATGGACGCTGGGCGCAAGCAG GGGCTGCAGAGCAGCTACTCAGAGGACTATCTGAGGACCCTCCTCTGTCGGAAGAAGCTGGCAAGCAG CTCCCGTGCCTCCAAGCACGGCTTCCTGTCCCGGGCCTGGGTGTCCTACAGAAACTACATCTACACTCCACAGCGAG GATTCCGGCTCCCTCTGAAGCTGGTGCTTTCAGCCACTTTGACAGGGAGCGCCATCTATCAG GTGgccctgctgctgctggtgggcgTCGTACCCACCATCCAGAGGATGAGGGCGGGGATCACCACGGACATCTGCTACCTGCTGGCCGGCTTCGGGATCCTTCTCTCGGAGGACAAGCAGGAGGTGGTGGGGCTGGTGAAGTACTACCTGTGGGCTCTGGAAG cttgCTACATCTCGGCCTTGGTCCTGTCGTGCTCCCTCACCTTCCTCATGCTGATCCGCTCGCTGGTTACACACAG GGCCAACCTGCAAGCTCTGCACCGAGGGGCTGCCCTGGACCTGgggcccctgccccagcacccccacccctcccgccagGCCATAGTGTGTTGGATGAGCTTCAGCGCCTACCACACTGCTTTTACCTGCCTTG GGCTCCTGGTACAGCAGATCATCTTCTTCCTGGGGACCACAATCCTTGCCTTCCTGGTGTTCATGCCCGTGCTCCATGGCAGGAACCTCCTGCTCCTCCGACACTTGGAGTCCTCATG GCCCTTCTGGCTGACCTTGTCCCTGGCTGTGATCCTACAGAACACGGCAGCCCACTGGGTCTTCCTGGAGACTCACCATGGACGCCCAGAGCTTACCAACCG ATGGATCTCAGCCTGATGCCACCTAGGGCAGCTGCTCTGGACCCAG GCTACTACACATACTGCAGCTTCTTGAAGATTGAGGCCAGCCAGTCGCATCCAGCCACCACAGCCTTCTGCACCCTGCTTCTGCGCACGCGGCAACCCCGGCGCCCCCAGGACGGCCTCAGAcggggggaggaagaagaag GGATGCAGCTGCTGCAGACCAAGGACCCGGCGGCCAGGGGAGCGGGGCCCAGGGCCCGCCAGGGCAGGGCCCGCTGGGGGCTGGCCTACACGCTGCTGCACAACCCAGCCCTGCAGGCCTTCAGGAAGCCGGCCCAGTCGGGCACCTAG
- the ISLR gene encoding immunoglobulin superfamily containing leucine-rich repeat protein isoform X1, which translates to MTSGGRMPELRLLCWALLLGLARACPEPCDCGEKYGFQIADCAYRDLEAVPPGFPANVTTLSLSANRLPSLPEGAFREVPLLQSLWLAHNEIRAVAAGALAPLGHLKSLDLSHNLLSDFAWSDLHNLSALQLLKMDSNELTFIPRDAFRSLRALRSLQLNHNRLHTLAEGIFTPLTALSHLQINDNPFDCTCGIVWFKTWALTAAVSIPEQDNITCTSPHVLKGTPLSRLLPLPCSAPSVQLTYQPSQDGAELRPGFVLALHCDVDGQPAPQLHWHIQTPGGTVEIASPNVGADGRALPGAPAASSRPRFQAFANGSLLIPDFGKPEEGTYSCLATNELGSAESSVNVALATPGEGGEDVLGRRFHGKAAEGKGCYTVDNEVQPSGPEDNVVIIYLSRAGVPEAAAAGEGVPGQQPPGLLLLGQSLLLFLLTSF; encoded by the exons ATGACCTCGG GAGGTAGGATGCCGGAGCTGAGGCTGCTGTGCTGGGCGCTCCTCCTGGGCCTGGCGCGGGCCTGCCCCGAGCCCTGCGACTGCGGAGAGAAGTACGGCTTCCAGATCGCGGACTGCGCCTACCGTGACCTGGAGGCTGTGCCACCCGGCTTCCCGGCCAATGTGACCACGCTGAGCCTGTCAGCCAACAGGCTGCCGAGCCTGCCAGAGGGGGCCTTCAGAGAGGTGCCCCTGCTGCAGTCGCTGTGGCTGGCACACAACGAGATCCGCGCGGTGGCCGCCGGCGCCCTGGCCCCTCTGGGCCACCTCAAAAGCCTGGACCTCAGCCACAACCTCCTCTCTGACTTCGCCTGGAGCGACCTGCACAACCTCAGTGCCCTCCAGTTGCTCAAGATGGACAGCAACGAGCTGACCTTCATCCCTCGGGATGCCTTCCGCAGCCTGCGTGCCCTGCGCTCCCTGCAGCTCAACCACAACCGCCTGCACACGCTGGCCGAGGGCATCTTCACGCCGCTCACTGCGCTGTCCCACCTGCAGATCAACGACAACCCCTTCGACTGCACCTGTGGCATCGTGTGGTTCAAGACCTGGGCCCTGACCGCGGCTGTGTCCATCCCGGAGCAGGACAACATCACTTGCACCTCACCCCACGTCCTCAAGGGCACACCGCTGAGCCGCCTGCTGCCGCTGCCCTGCTCGGCGCCCTCGGTGCAGCTCACCTACCAGCCCAGCCAGGACGGGGCTGAGCTGCGGCCTGGCTTCGTGTTGGCCCTGCACTGCGACGTGGATGGGCAGCCGGCACCCCAGCTCCACTGGCACATCCAGACGCCCGGCGGCACCGTGGAGATCGCCAGCCCCAACGTGGGTGCTGATGGGCGCGCCCTGCCCGGCGCCCCCGCGGCCAGCAGCCGGCCGCGCTTCCAGGCCTTTGCCAACGGCAGCCTGCTCATCCCTGACTTTGGCAAGCCGGAGGAGGGCACCTACAGCTGCCTGGCCACCAACGAGCTGGGCAGCGCGGAGAGCTCAGTGAACGTGGCCCTGGCCACACCGGGCGAGGGTGGCGAGGATGTGCTGGGGCGCAGGTTCCATGGCAAAGCGGCCGAGGGGAAGGGCTGCTACACGGTTGACAACGAGGTGCAGCCCTCAGGCCCGGAGGACAACGTTGTCATCATCTACCTCAGCCGCGCCGGGGTGCCTGAGGCTGCAGCAGCAGGAGAAGGGGTCCCTGGGCAGCAGCCCCCGGGCCTGCTCCTCCTAGGCCAgagcctcctcctcttcctcctcacttccttctag
- the ISLR gene encoding immunoglobulin superfamily containing leucine-rich repeat protein isoform X2: MPELRLLCWALLLGLARACPEPCDCGEKYGFQIADCAYRDLEAVPPGFPANVTTLSLSANRLPSLPEGAFREVPLLQSLWLAHNEIRAVAAGALAPLGHLKSLDLSHNLLSDFAWSDLHNLSALQLLKMDSNELTFIPRDAFRSLRALRSLQLNHNRLHTLAEGIFTPLTALSHLQINDNPFDCTCGIVWFKTWALTAAVSIPEQDNITCTSPHVLKGTPLSRLLPLPCSAPSVQLTYQPSQDGAELRPGFVLALHCDVDGQPAPQLHWHIQTPGGTVEIASPNVGADGRALPGAPAASSRPRFQAFANGSLLIPDFGKPEEGTYSCLATNELGSAESSVNVALATPGEGGEDVLGRRFHGKAAEGKGCYTVDNEVQPSGPEDNVVIIYLSRAGVPEAAAAGEGVPGQQPPGLLLLGQSLLLFLLTSF; encoded by the coding sequence ATGCCGGAGCTGAGGCTGCTGTGCTGGGCGCTCCTCCTGGGCCTGGCGCGGGCCTGCCCCGAGCCCTGCGACTGCGGAGAGAAGTACGGCTTCCAGATCGCGGACTGCGCCTACCGTGACCTGGAGGCTGTGCCACCCGGCTTCCCGGCCAATGTGACCACGCTGAGCCTGTCAGCCAACAGGCTGCCGAGCCTGCCAGAGGGGGCCTTCAGAGAGGTGCCCCTGCTGCAGTCGCTGTGGCTGGCACACAACGAGATCCGCGCGGTGGCCGCCGGCGCCCTGGCCCCTCTGGGCCACCTCAAAAGCCTGGACCTCAGCCACAACCTCCTCTCTGACTTCGCCTGGAGCGACCTGCACAACCTCAGTGCCCTCCAGTTGCTCAAGATGGACAGCAACGAGCTGACCTTCATCCCTCGGGATGCCTTCCGCAGCCTGCGTGCCCTGCGCTCCCTGCAGCTCAACCACAACCGCCTGCACACGCTGGCCGAGGGCATCTTCACGCCGCTCACTGCGCTGTCCCACCTGCAGATCAACGACAACCCCTTCGACTGCACCTGTGGCATCGTGTGGTTCAAGACCTGGGCCCTGACCGCGGCTGTGTCCATCCCGGAGCAGGACAACATCACTTGCACCTCACCCCACGTCCTCAAGGGCACACCGCTGAGCCGCCTGCTGCCGCTGCCCTGCTCGGCGCCCTCGGTGCAGCTCACCTACCAGCCCAGCCAGGACGGGGCTGAGCTGCGGCCTGGCTTCGTGTTGGCCCTGCACTGCGACGTGGATGGGCAGCCGGCACCCCAGCTCCACTGGCACATCCAGACGCCCGGCGGCACCGTGGAGATCGCCAGCCCCAACGTGGGTGCTGATGGGCGCGCCCTGCCCGGCGCCCCCGCGGCCAGCAGCCGGCCGCGCTTCCAGGCCTTTGCCAACGGCAGCCTGCTCATCCCTGACTTTGGCAAGCCGGAGGAGGGCACCTACAGCTGCCTGGCCACCAACGAGCTGGGCAGCGCGGAGAGCTCAGTGAACGTGGCCCTGGCCACACCGGGCGAGGGTGGCGAGGATGTGCTGGGGCGCAGGTTCCATGGCAAAGCGGCCGAGGGGAAGGGCTGCTACACGGTTGACAACGAGGTGCAGCCCTCAGGCCCGGAGGACAACGTTGTCATCATCTACCTCAGCCGCGCCGGGGTGCCTGAGGCTGCAGCAGCAGGAGAAGGGGTCCCTGGGCAGCAGCCCCCGGGCCTGCTCCTCCTAGGCCAgagcctcctcctcttcctcctcacttccttctag